The following coding sequences lie in one Glycine soja cultivar W05 chromosome 16, ASM419377v2, whole genome shotgun sequence genomic window:
- the LOC114391007 gene encoding probable adenylate kinase 7, mitochondrial gives MASIARLRSAVPPLKAFLRPERGFGSAAAVQCHYYDDDDDDVEEECAPRGMLDAQGCTPERGVQWVMIGEPGAKRHLFAQRLSKLLEVPHISMATLLSQDLNPRSSLYQQIAHSLDHGKLVPEDIIFGLLSKRLEDGYSRGETGFILDGFPRTRIQAEILDHIAHVDLVVNFKCSEEELMKKNLGTRKFNAYQEYILMTSSRSTKQLQDDHDQSHAEECKLLEDYYRKQKKLLNFEVAGGHGETWKGLLAALHLQHINALSSSQKLTA, from the exons ATGGCCTCGATCGCACGACTGAGGTCCGCAGTTCCGCCGCTGAAGGCCTTCCTCCGCCCTGAGCGCGGGTTCGGATCGGCGGCCGCGGTCCAGTGCCACTACtacgacgacgacgacgacgacgtGGAAGAGGAGTGCGCGCCACGTGGCATGCTGGACGCGCAGGGTTGCACGCCCGAGCGCGGAGTGCAGTGGGTGATGATAGGAGAGCCCGGCGCCAAGAGGCACCTCTTCGCTCAGAGACTCTCGAAGCTTCTAGAAGTTCCTCACATTTCCATGGCCACGCTCCTCAGCCAGGACCTCAACCCTCGCTCCTCCCTCTACCAGCAG ATAGCACATTCCTTGGATCATGGAAAACTTGTCCCTGAGGATATTATTTTTGGGCTACTATCGAAGAGATTGGAGGATGGATACTCGAGAGGCGAAACTGGGTTCATTCTTGATGGATTCCCTCGAACAAGGATTCAAGCT GAGATTCTTGACCACATTGCTCATGTTGATCTGGTGGTGAATTTCAAATGTTCAGAAGAGGAGTTAATGAAAAAGAATCTAGGAACTCGAAAATTTAATGCTTACCAAGAATATATTCTTATGACTAGCTCCAGGTCAACAAAACAATTGCAGGATGATCATGACCAAAGTCATGCAGAGGAG TGCAAGCTGTTGGAAGATTACTACAGGAAGCAGAAGAAGCTTCTTAACTTTGAAGTAGCAGGTGGGCATGGAGAAACCTGGAAGGGACTTCTGGCAGCACTACATCTTCAGCATATTAATGCTCTTAGTTCTTCACAGAAGTTAACTGCGTGA
- the LOC114391006 gene encoding uncharacterized protein LOC114391006 encodes MKGKNRRSGGAIHMEYLIHIQEIKPWPPSQSLRSLRSVLIQWENGERSSGSTGVVSPSLGPNSAAGEGKLEFNESFRLPVTLSRDMSIRNSTAAVFQKNCLEFHLHETRRDKTTKGQLLGTAIIDLADCGVLRETLSIRTPLNCQRNYRNTDQPLLFIQIEPVEKSCPKSSLKDSLSKEVTKGNNGSESISELMNGEYAEEAEIASSTDDDVSSHSSAAAVTTSSESSACMPPEHEENAPNGPAQNSGRNDKEHEHPLASETRVEKLNEMEQDAYERLERSSSYVSSKIGSPVNGHTSITSTPNHRSATTPKQAASLNADSSSPILEENSKSRSISSDDENLDQEGCEKVSNGRNMSTGVQINNDESDFDIYSSNTTSLDSNYLVDKNPSFGLGTKDNLSEMFHSDKQYHVEDESVAQGVKDQVNLSSNSYSLGGLDNGMKGNVLKNERLKHVRSVRSSADSVRSIGSLGNNHLAEVKENGVNGDTQNNGGNIRSSDRKDAKVYPREARNAILDRKIEHLENKIKMLEGELREAAGIEAALYSVVAEHGSSTSKVHAPARRLSRLYLHACKENLQARRAGAAKSAVSGLALVAKACGNDVPRLTFWLSNSIVLRTIISKTTKGMTPSNPSGSSTSRRNGEGNDKVTQPLLWRGFSHRKTENTAFEYGGIGNWDDPNVFTSALEKVEAWIFSRIVESIWWQSLTPHMQLADAKITHKDSAKNYTNMSSSCDQEWGNLSLDIWKNAFREACERLCPIRAGGHECGCLSVLPKLIMEQCVARLDVAMFNAILRESDDDIPTDPVSDPISDPKVLPIPPGQSSFGAGAQLKTAIGNWSRWLTGLFGMDDDDPLEDIDDNDLDSNDESQNTFKSFHLLNALSDLLMLPKDMLLNASIRKEVCPMFSASLIKKILDNFVPDEFCPDPIPTDVFEALDSQDDLEDENESISNFPCNAAPTAYSPPPAATITNITGEFGSESQLRRSKSSVVRKSYTSDDELDELNYPLSSILNIGSSSSASTNSNRKGKDSRDESAIRYELLRDVWMNSE; translated from the exons ATGAAAGGAAAGAACAGGAGAAGTGGTGGTGCTATCCATATGGAGTACCTCATTCACATTCAGGAGATTAAGCCTTGGCCCCCATCACAGTCTCTCAGATCACTTCGTTCTGTGTTGATACAATGGGAGAATGGTGAACGCTCTTCGGGGTCTACCGGTGTAGTTTCACCTTCGCTTGGTCCTAATTCTGCTGCCGGTGAGGGAAAACTCGAGTTTAACGAGTCGTTTAGGCTTCCTGTAACTCTGTCAAGGGATATGTCTATTCGAAATAGTACTGCTGCTGTGTTCCAGAAGAATTGCTTGGAGTTTCACTTGCATGAAACTCGAAGAGATAAGACCACTAAAGGGCAGTTACTGGGGACTGCCATCATAGACTTGGCAGATTGTGGCGTGCTTAGAGAGACCTTGAGCATTCGTACGCCATTGAACTGCCAGAGGAACTACAGAAACACAGATCAGCCACTTTTGTTCATTCAAATTGAGCCTGTTGAAAAGAGCTGCCCTAAGTCCTCCTTGAAGGACAGCTTGTCAAAGGAGGTGACAAAGGGAAATAATGGCAGTGAATCTATATCAGAATTGATGAATGGAGAGTATGCTGAGGAAGCTGAGATTGCCTCATCTACTGATGATGATGTTTCATCTCATTCATCTGCGGCCGCAGTCACTACTTCCTCTGAGTCTAGCGCGTGTATGCCCCCCGAACATGAAGAG AATGCACCAAATGGACCAGCTCAAAACAGTGGTAGGAATGACAAGGAGCATGAGCATCCCTTGGCCTCAGAGACAAGAGTTGAGAAGTTGAATGAGATGGAACAAGATGCATATGAGAGACTGGAGAGGAGTTCATCCTATGTGTCCTCCAAAATTGGGAGTCCAGTAAATGGTCATACCTCTATTACAAGTACTCCAAATCATAGATCAGCAACAACCCCAAAGCAGGCTGCTTCTTTGAATGCTGATTCTTCGTCCCCAATCTTGGAGGAAAATTCTAAGAGCAGGTCCATAAGCAGTGATGATGAAAATTTGGATCAGGAGGGTTGTGAAAAAGTTTCCAATGGTAGAAATATGAGTACAGGTGTTCAAATAAACAATGACGAAAGTGATTTTGACATCTATTCTAGCAACACTACATCTCTAGACAGTAATTACCTCGTGGACAAGAATCCAAGCTTTGGTTTGGGAACCAAAGACAACTTAAGTGAAATGTTTCATTCTGATAAGCAATATCATGTAGAAGATGAATCGGTGGCACAAGGTGTGAAAGATCAAGTTAATTTGAGTAGCAATTCATATTCTTTAGGTGGGTTAGATAATGGTATGAAAGGCAATGTTCtgaaaaatgaaagattaaAGCATGTGAGGTCTGTAAGATCATCAGCCGACTCAGTTAGGTCTATTGGGTCACTTGGTAACAATCATCTCGCTGAGGTAAAGGAAAATGGTGTTAATGGAGATACCCAAAATAATGGAGGGAACATTAGAAGCAGTGACAGAAAAGATGCCAAGGTTTATCCAAGGGAAGCCAGAAATGCCATTTTAGATCGCAAGATTGAGCACTTGGAAAACAAGATAAAGATGCTTGAAGGAGAGTTAAGAGAAGCTGCTGGTATTGAGGCTGCTTTATATTCAGTAGTTGCTGAGCATGGAAGCTCCACGAGTAAGGTTCATGCCCCAGCTCGACGCCTTTCGAGGCTGTACCTTCATGCTTGTAAAGAAAATCTTCAAGCAAGAAGGGCTGGGGCAGCTAAAAGTGCTGTTTCAGGATTAGCCCTTGTTGCAAAGGCATGTGGAAATGATGTCCCAAG GTTAACATTTTGGTTGTCTAATTCTATTGTGCTGAGAACAATTATAAGCAAAACTACCAAAGGCATGACACCATCTAATCCTTCTGGATCTAGTACAAGTAGGAGGAATGGAGAAGGGAATGACAAGGTAACACAACCATTACTATGGAGGGGGTTCTCTCATAGAAAAACTGAAAATACAGCTTTTGAATATGGAGGTATAGGTAACTGGGATGACCCAAATGTGTTCACATCAGCATTGGAAAAGGTTGAAGCTTGGATCTTCTCTCGCATTGTGGAATCTATTTGGTGGCAG TCTTTGACTCCACATATGCAGCTTGCTGATGCAAAGATCACTCATAAGGATTCAGCAAAAAACTATACAAATATGTCTAGTTCATGCGATCAAGAGTGGGGAAATTTATCACTAGATATTTGGAAGAATGCTTTTAGAGAAGCCTGTGAAAGGCTTTGCCCTATCCGAGCTGGAGGGCACGAGTGTGGCTGTTTGTCTGTGCTACCTAAATTG ATAATGGAGCAGTGTGTGGCTAGATTAGATGTTGCTATGTTCAATGCCATTCTTCGGGAATCTGATGATGATATTCCTACTGATCCTGTATCTGATCCCATTAGTGATCCCAAGGTTCTCCCCATTCCACCTGGTCAATCAAGCTTTGGGGCTGGTGCACAGCTAAAAACTGCG ATTGGTAACTGGTCTAGATGGCTGACTGGTCTATTTGGTATGGATGATGACGACCCACTTGAGGATATAGATGATAATGACCTTGATAGCAATGATGAAAGTCAAAATACCTTCAAGTCCTTCCATCTTCTTAATGCTTTAAGCGACCTCCTGATGCTTCCTAAGGATATGCTCTTAAATGCATCCATCAGGAAAGAG GTGTGTCCAATGTTTAGTGCATCGCTAATCAAGAAGATTCTAGACAATTTTGTCCCGGATGAGTTTTGCCCTGATCCAATTCCCACTGATGTTTTTGAAGCTCTGGACTCACAG GATGATCTTGAGGATGAAAATGAGTCTATCAGCAACTTCCCCTGCAATGCAGCTCCCACTGCATATTCCCCTCCACCAGCAGCTACCATTACAAACATTACTGGGGAGTTTGGAAGTGAATCTCAGCTAAGAAGAAGCAAATCTTCTGTTGTTAGGAAGTCATACACCAGTGATGATGAGCTCGATGAACTAAACTATCCATTATCTTCCATATTGAATATTGGCTCATCCTCATCAGCATCAACAAACTCCAACCGGAAGGGGAAAGACAGTCGCGATGAATCTGCCATCAGATATGAACTCCTCAGGGATGTTTGGATGAACAGTGAATGA